CAGTGACTGTAATGGGCGGCGAAGACTGGGAACTGTGGATTAACGCATTATCAGAAGCAGGTGTTCTAGCTGATGGTTGTAAAACCGTTGCATACAGCTACATCGGTACTGAGCTTACATGGCCAATCTACTGGGATGGTGCTCTAGGTCAAGCTAAGATGGATTTAGATCGTGCAGCAACGGCGCTAAACGAGAAACTATCTGCAACAGGTGGTACAGCAAACGTAGCAGTACTAAAATCTGTAGTGACACAAGCAAGTTCTGCAATTCCTGTTATGCCACTGTACATTGCAATGGTATTCAAGAAAATGCGTGAAGAAGGCGTACACGAAGGTTGCCAAGAGCAAATTCTACGTATGTTTAGCCAACGTCTATATAAAGCAGACGGCTCAGCAGCAGAAGTTGATGAGAAGAACCGTCTACGTTTAGATGACTGGGAACTTCGTGAAGATATTCAACAACACTGTCGTGATCTATGGCCTCAAGTAACCACTGAGAACCTAAAGGATCTAACTGACTATGTTGAGTACAAAGAAGAGTTCTTAAAACTATTTGGCTTTGGTGTTGATGGTGTTGATTACGACGCTGATGTTAACCCTGAAGTAAACTTTGATGTTGCTGATATCTAATACTAATCTACATAAGTATAATCAGTAAATAAAAGAGAAAAGAAAACCCCAGAGTGAATGTTCATTCTGGGGTTTTTTATTGGTTCCAATAAATGGGTTCTAATAATGAGTGTATATTATGCTAGAAGTATCATAATGGTGCCGGCAACGGTCATTAAGATATTGGCAATCGCATAAGTACCAGCGTAACCCAGTGCAGGGATGGTGCTGCGTGCGTGTTCGTTAACTACGTCCATTGCTGGACCACAAGTACGAGCACCGATAATCGCACCAATTAATAAAGCACGGTTCATATTAAGAATATAGGCACCAACAAGGTAGGCTAAAATTACTGGTATCACACTGACAATAAACGCAGCAGCAAGTACTTTTAAGCCATCTTCAGAGAAGTATTCATTAATATTGCCACCAGCACTTAAACCAATACCCACCATGAACACTAATAAACCAAGGTTTTTAGTCATATTAAGTGCCCCTTGTGGTACATAACCAAAAGTAGGGTGGTTTGCTCTTAAGAAACCTAATGTAATACCTGAAATCAATAGACCAACGGCATTACCTAAACCAAATGTAACTTGGCCAAAGCTCATTGTTATCATCCCGAACATGATGCCAAGGATAAAGAAGCTACAGAAAGCTAATAAATCGGATACTTGACTATGAATTGAGATAAATCCAATCTTGTCTGCTAGGTAATGAACTTTGCTTTTTTCACCACTCACTTGAAGAATGTCACCTTTCGCTAATACGATATCGTGTTCAATTGGCATTTCAATTTGTGCACGAACCACACGGTTAAGGAAACAGCCGTATTCAGAAAGATTTAATTCTGAAAGGCGCTTACCGGCGATATTATCGCTTTTAACTACGATCTCTTCTTCTGCAATGCGTAAATCCAATAAGTTACGGTCAAATACTTCTTTTCCGTTTCTAAAGCTTGAATCGAGACGAGCATGACTATCTGGATAACCTACAAGGGCAATTTCATCACCTTGTTGCAAAATGTAGTCACCATCGGGGTTCGCTAAAATACCGTTACGACGGATACGTTCAATGTGACAGCCCGTTTGGCGGTGAATACCTAGCTCACGTAAGTTTTTACCATCTGTCCAGTCGATTAGCTCTTGGCCAACACGATAAGCTCGAATGATTGGTAGGTATACTTTTCTCTGTCCTGCACTTCCTATTCCACGTTCTTGAGCAATTTGCATTGCACTGTCTTGTAGATTTTGTTTTTGCAATTTCGGAAGTAAACGAGCCAAAAGGATAAGGCTAGTTAAACCGATTAAATATGAGAAAGCATAACCGACACTTAAATTGTCTATTACCTTACTAAAATCGACACCTTCAGGCAGGGCTGCTAAACCAGAATTTAATGCATCTTTTGCACCCACTAATACAGGCGTTGCTGTTAATGCGCCAGCCATCATGCCTGTTGATAAACCGTAGTCTAAACCGAAGTAGTGGCCTGTTAAAAAACTGAGTGAAACAGCAGAGACTAATACAACAAGTACAAGTAGAAGGTAGTGTTTGCCATCTCGTAGGAAGATACCAAAGAAGTTTGGTCCAGCCTCGATACCAACACAAAAGATAAATAGCATAAAGCCAATATTGAGAGAGTCAGCGGTAAAAGTATAACCAAGACTTCCCATAAAGAGGGCGGTGATAAGAACACCAATAGAACTGCCTAGTTGAAAACTACCAATCCTAAGTTTAGCTATGAATAAGCCAAGAGCGAGAACAACGAATAAAAGTAAGATATCGTTTTGCGATAACAATGTCGCAACATCAATGTTCACTGTATTTTGCCTGAAATATGGAGTAAGAAAGTGTGACGTAAGTCTAACTTAAAAATGGCGAATGTATAACCATATTTAGAAATAAAATTAAAAAAAAATCACCGTTTGGGAGCGGTGATTTAATTTTATAAATTAGCTATTTGAAATTAATCAAAAAGACCTAAATTTTCTTTTGCGTACGCTTCAAATTCAGTACAGCCGCCAATGTGTTTTTCATCGATAAAGATTTGAGGAACCGTTTCTACTGGTTTACCTACTGTCTTTTCTAAGTCTGCTTTTGAGATACCTTCAGCGTGAATATCAACGTAGCGGAATTTAAAATCATCACGTTTTTCAGTTAGCGTTTCAGCGTGCTCTTTAGCTCGAACACAGAATGGACAACCAGGACGACCAAAAATAACAACAAACATAGCTTTCTCCAAAAATTATTAGCGGATATGGTTCGCAATCAATAGGTTAACTATGCCTATCAATATGAATTAAGTAAAGATGATTATACCTTTTAGATTGATAGATAAAACCTATTGGTAACGTTCATCTTTTCCATAGCGAGAATCTTTAAGTGCTTCTTTAACTCGTTTCAGGTTGTCTCTAAAACCAACACCACGGCGTAATGTGAAGCCAGTTGCTAGAACATCGATAACGGTCATTTGAACAACACGACTTGCCATTGGCATATATACGTCAGTGTCTTCTGGCACATCTAAACAAATAGCTAAAGATGCCATTTTTTCAAGAGGTGAATCCTTTGCAGTAATCGCAATAACCGTTGCGCCGTTTGATTTAGCAAGCTCTGCTATTTCAACCAAGCTTTTAGTTCGACCTGTGTGTGAGATTAACACGACTACATCATTCTCTGTGCTATTGATGCAGCTCATTCGTTGCATCACGATGTCGTCAAAACAAGCAATAGGAATGTTAAATCGGAAAAATTTGTTCATGGCATCGTGCGCTACAGAAGCTGATGCACCTAAACCAAAGAAAGAGATTTTTTTCGCTTGTGTTAGAAGGTCAACTGCACGGTTTACCTGCATTGGATCTAAGCTATTTTTAGCGACATCAAGACATGCCATTGTTGATTCGAAAATCTTATGCGTATATGCATCTGGACCATCGTTTTCTTCAACATTACGGTTTACATAAGGAGTACCATTGGCAAGGCTTTGTGCAAGATGAAGTTTAAAGTCTGGGAAGCCTTTTGTATCTAGTCGACGGCAAAAACGGTTTACCGTTGGCTCACTCACGTCAGCCATTTTAGCTAAAGTGGCAATACTTGAATGAATTGCTGTTTGAGGTGAGGCCATAATTACTTCAGCTACTTTGCGCTCTGATTTGCTGAAGTTATCTAAATTATTTTGTATTTTTTCAATGGTATTCATATGCGCTCTTCTACATTTTAATTTGATATAACCTTAACCAGAGTGATTTGAAAAGACACTTTGGTTAAGATTATCCGTTTGAATAAGTATATACGTTTGTTTACTTAGCCTCTAACAATTGGCTTCGTTGATTGTATTTTAATAACAATAATATGACAGATCTCTAAAAACACTTTCAATTTAGAAAGTGATTTTTCGGTGTAAATACGACAAAACTAAAATTTTATGGATAATTTCGTGATTAAGTTTCAGTTAGAAAGGAAATGAATTACAAAAAAGATAGGTTGCTTTACATTCATAAAACAACCTATATAGAAGAATTAACGAAGGATTTTGTCTACAATTTGGTTTAATAGAGGTAAAGATATTTCACTACTGCTTGCAATTTCTCTTTGCTCAATTAATACATTTTGCAGTATTTCTTTTGTGGTTAATGGGTTTGCCAATACCACTCTGAAAACAATAGTTGGTTGATGCTGATAAACTTCAGGCGTTAATCGAGTTCGAGAAACAAAAGATTTCCCAGTTTCACGTTGCGTTTTTTGAATGTACTTGGTGAGATTATCCAAGTGCTCATAAATCTCAATTTTTTGCTCGTCAGTCGCAACTGTCAGCGCCGCTTTCACGTGACTTGGAACATAACGATAAGTCAGCAAGCAAAGCTCAGGCTCTGTTATCAGTTCAAAATCATCTTGTTGTTGAATTAAATCAGCAAAGTAGTGTGCTTTTTCAATACTTTGGTTGATTAATAATTCATAACCAGGGCGACTGATCACATTGAAACAAGAATAAAGCAACATCGCCATACCACTTCGAGAACCTTCAAGTGTGTGACGACCTAAATCTTTAGACCCTTTACGAAGAATGTATTCAGCATGATGCTGGATAGAAGACATTAATTCAGGATCTTTAAAGATAACCATACCTGCACCCATTGGTACGTATAGTTGTTTGTGTGCATCAATCGTTACGGAATCGGCTAAATCAATACCATCTAAAAGGTGTCGGTACGTATTCGACATTAATGTTGCACCGCCCCAAGCCGCATCCACATGGAAATGACACCCTTCACGTTGAGCAACGTTTGCTAATTCACGCAGTGGGTCAATTGAACCTGTTTCTGTGGTACCTGCAACACCAACAATAGCCAGTGGCTTAATATTTTTCGCTTTTGCTTGTGCAATTTTAAGTTCTAAATCGTCAAGACAAACACGATTGTTGTTGTCGGTTTTAACGGCTATAACGCCATCTTGACCAATGCCAAGTACATCCGCTGCTTTTTTGAGTGAGTAATGGCCACGTTCTGAAACGAAAATAGCTAGCCCATTACACTTATAATGCGTAAGAGCAGCAAAAAGTCCTTGTTTGGCAATGCCTTCAAAATCACCTTCTGGTTTTAATAGGCGATTTCTTGCAACCCATAGTGCAGTAATGTTAGCGATGGTACCGCCAGAACAAAAAGCACCTAAAGAGTGATCAGCACTGTGCATCCAGTGTTGATAGAAGTTGTCTTTTTGACCAAAAATTAAACGGTGTAACATACCAAGCACTTGACGCTCTAACGGGGTAAATGCTTTTGATGTTTCAATTTTCACCAAATTTTGATTTAGGGCAATCATGATTTTAGAAAGCGGCATTAAAAAGTAAGGCAATGCCGATGTCATGTGTCCAATAAAACTAGGTGCAGAGGTATGAACGGATTGAGATACAAGGGTATCTAATAAGTGCTCAGTATGTTCTGACACATAGGTCGGAGATTCTGGCATTGATGAATCGGTAAAATCTTTTTCGATTTCAGTCAATGGCTTTTCTTCGGCAACAATATGCTCTCTTAAAAATTGATTTAAGTTCTGTGAAAGTTCTTTTTCAATTATTCCAAGAGTCGAATCGGGAGCTTCCGGAACAGTAAAAATTCGCAGCAGGCTTTCAAAGCTCGCATCTGCTGTTTTGTTGTCTGTTACCATGGTATCTGTTCTATTTGTTGATGATTGAAAAGTAAAGAGGGTGGTTCTTTACAGGCTCTGAGGGCACAATTTAGAACAAAATGACGAAAATGTCTTGTGTAAAATGTGCCTCATCGAGTCTTGAAGGGTGGATTTATCACCAAAAATGAATGAGTGGTGATAAATTAATCAATATTATTGACATTTAATCATGCTGATATCGGTCATTTTTTGATTGTAAGCTTTTAGTGGTGCATCAATCGTTTTTGGATGACTTAGGATATCTGCAAAGGCAGAGCGTAATTCATAATTTTGTTTATGTGGCTGAGATTGACGATCATCGAAGGTTGCTTTAGCTATTTTACCTAAATCATCATCATGGCTTGCTAATTCTTTCACTTCTTTTTGAGTAAGCTGTAACCATGATTCTATTGATTGATTGGTTTTAACTTTTTCTGGTGCGTTTTCAAGATAGTAATCCACTGCAGCACGGTTCAGTTCAAAGTGATGTTTGCGCCCTTCAAGAAACCAATCACCAACACTTTGTAGGTTTGGATCTTTTTTCACGGTAATGGCTATGAGTTCTTGATACCAAGTTAAAGATGCATCTATATATTGACTGTATTTGTCGCTTAAACATTGAGTATCTGCAGCTTGAGCTGACGTCGTAAGCAATGCAAAAGGTAAGATTAGAGCGGCAAGTTTCATTTTAAATCCTTATAAATGAATCGTAATTATCAATTTGTGATTGTAAATAGAGTGTAACTAAATGCAATTGAAACGATTCACAGTGTGATGCTTCCCACTTAATCTGGTACGAATAATGTTTTTCTGCTTCGAACACTTAAAGAGAAACGAAGAATAGCATCAAAAAAGGAACCGATAGACTCAGTATAAAACCACTCACAATAGCAATAGGAACACAGCGAATCCCGCCACAATTTTGAATAACAGGAAGTGTGAAATCCATTGCTGTTGCTCCAGCATAACCAATAGAGGTGACTGGGTAACGATGAATTAAAGTTGGGATTAAAAGTAGAGCAACTAACTCTCGGAAAAGTTCGTTCAAGAATGCCGCGCCGCCATAAACAGGGCCTAATGCATCACCCATCAAAATACCTGCAAGTGAATACCATCCAAAACCAGAAGCCATCGCCAAGCCATGTGGTAATGGGATATCAAGGATAAGAGCACCAATGATGCCTCCGACAAAAGAGGTAGACATAATAACTGCGGCGATAATAATACCGTGTTTATTTAATAGGATTTGGCGAAGTGTAAGGCCACTGTTACGTAATTGAATACCGATTAAAAATAAAAGTAGCAGCAGAATTATCTCACTGGCTTGTTCTACCCAGCTTAAATCGATACCAGAAAGTAAGCCAAATACTAAACCTCCTGCAACCGCTAAGAGCAGCTTTGCTGATTCTAGGATCATTTTAAATAGTGGAAGTGAGTTTTTATTCCCTTCTGAATTTAGCGGGAATAGCTTATCCATGATAGGAAGAATAGCTAAGTTACATACGCTAATTGCGACAAAGAAAGTAACCGTAATCGTTAAGATCTGATTGAGGTTTTGAGCAAGATTATCCAGAGCCGCAAGACTTAAGCCCATAAGAGCTAGGATAACCGTAACTAGGTGACTTGTTGCGGCATTTATATGTTGAAGTGGCTTCTTCGTATGAAGAGGGATTAAATAGCCTAAAAGCAATGGTAAAAAAACAAATAACATTCCAGAAAACATAATAATAAACCCAACTTTTGAAGAAGCCCCGAGAATATCAAGGCTTTTCAAATTCGGCAATATAATGTTAATTGATTTGTTGTAATTTAATTACAATCCGCTGCTTCGAAGTGTTTCTCTGATGCGATCGTTGAATTGAGTATTAGTAAGGTTACTCAGTGTGTAAAGGGCTTCAGCACCTTCTAATGTTATCTCAACTTCATGGTCATCAATATCTTCATCATCATTTCTGAACATTAACAAATGATTAGCAATACGAGCGATGTTTAAGTAACTCACTGGTAAGTTACTTTCTGAAATTTGTTTATTTGTTGCTATTGAAAGGAAATCGCTATCAAACTGCCAATGATTCAATACATGGTAGCTGATTGGATTACATTCTTTTTCAAAAATATAAAGTGCGACATCAAGGTCTAGGTAATTCCCTTCTTCAAGGTAGTTGTAGTATTTATTGACTAAGCAAAATAGACCGATGTCTGCTAAAAGACCACTTAATAACGCCTTTTCTGGTTCAAGATAATCATGTGAACCGTCTGTGCTTTCTTTCAATATCTCTTCACATACCATTGTCATGACGGCAGCGAACTCGCGAGACTTAGCCGCACTTTTACGTAATAACGAATTACACTCGCTATTTAAATCACTTGAATATTTTAACTGCTCAATAGCTTGAGCGGTAACAATGTCACGGACACGGAAGATACCAAGGCGAGAAACAGCAGTTAACACGTCTGTACAGGTGATATTACGACGGTTAAATACGACAGAATTCGCCATTCTAATAACAATAGCGGTCAGGCTTGGGTCTTCTAAAAGCGTATCAGATACATCTTTAATCATTGTGCCTTCAAGAGTACACAATTTCTGAATTTTAAGTACAACATCAGGGATCGGTGGAAGCTGAATTTTCCCCGATGTGATATTGGATGTAACTTGTTGGCTAAACTCAGTTCTCAATGCGTTAAGAGCTTTCTCTTTATCGTGCTCTAGCCAAAAAAATGATAAATGATTCATTTTAATTCATATATTTAAGTAATGGTTAAATCATACATTATTTTTATACGTACTAAAAAAAAACTTGAAGAATTGAGCACGTCCTCAAACTAAATAGTTGGCTTCAAACGTCAAAGTTAATACGTCTTATTAAATAAGTGATGATTTATTGACGTCATAAATGAATCTTGTGAGATTCATCAATGTAATGGTGTGATGTATTATGTCATTATAATGTGATACGAGCCTGAAGAACTACTTGTTTCGTTACATGAATTAATTAAGAAGAATGTGATCGAAATAAAGAAATATACTGCTATTTCAGGTATTAATATAAAAATAATAGAAACTTATTCATTGTACGTTTATTATTCAATTGCTTGATGTCAATTTTATGACAGGGACGGGGGATGTTAATTTAAAGATCAAGGAGATCGAGATGAGTCATCTAGAAGAGCGCTTTTTTAACTTTGTAAAAAAACTGGGAAGATTCAATAAACGTTCAATGTTTGGTGGTGTTGGTTTGTTTACCGAAGACGCCATGTTCTCGCTAGTTACTGATGGACGACTATATGTACGCGGTGGTGGTGAGGTTGATGCTCGGTTTGAAGAGTTAGGTTGTGAGCGTTTCAAGCATGTTAAGAAGACGACAATTGCGACTGTAAATTATTTTGATGTTACTGAGTTATTTGAAAAGAAACCAGCTTCTCTTCTTTCTATTGTTCAAGAAGCTATGGAAAACTCTCGTTTAGAAAGAGAGTTTAAAAAATCAAAAGAAAACCGCCGTTTACGTGACTTACCGAATATGCAACTGACATTAGAAAGAATGGTCAAAAAAGCAGGAGTACCTGATGTTGATTCATTTCTGGAAATTGGTGCTGTTGATGTATTTAAAAAAGTGAATCACACCTATGGTGGTGATGTTGATGTTAAGTTACTTTGGAAATTTGCAGGTGCAGAATCAGGAGTTCATTGGACGTTATTACAAGAGCCTGCAAAGCAAGCATTATTACAACAAGTTTGATTTGTTTATTTCATAAAAAAACCTCGTTATACCGAAACAAATAAAGTTAAGGGATAACGAGGTTTTTTTGTATTTAAATATCTAATTAAATTAGTATTTAAAACGAGCTGTTAGCAGAAGTTGATCACCGTAGATACCATTGAAGCGACCTTCAGCACCAATAGAGAATAGCTCTGTTGAGTGGAAGCGACCGTATACTGAGAATAGAGTATCGTCGTTATCATCGATAGATAGGTAACCTACTTTACCACCAACTTCAAGTTGTGGACCTAACCATTGACGTACGCCAAGGTTCAGTTCCATACCTGTGTCATTGTGGTATTTATGGTTGTCATCAACAACACGTAATAACATTTCACCTGTGATGTCAGCCCAGTTGTTTACTGGAGCGTGGAAACCAAGACCAGCTGCTAGGTCGTAATCGCCATCTAGCTCTGAATCAATGCTTGCGATAGCGTGAGCATTTGGGTGAATTGATTTGCTGAAACCAGCACCGAATGTTGAAGGGCTAAAGCCAATGCGAGCTTCAACGTAATCGTAGCTGAAGTTGCTCATGATGGCATTGTTTGCGTCATCTGCAGCCATTGAAGTTGCAGAAATAAACATTAGGCTTGATGCTAAAAGTGTTTTACGGATCATGATATTTGAAACCTATCAAATTGAGTGCTGTAAACAAAAAATATGGCCTAGATACTAACAGAAATCGGTATTTTTGCTAGAAAGCAATATATAAATTTGAAGTAACAACAAATCGTCAAAAAATGAACATGTATATATATTTAATAAAATAAAGCAAAAATTAAGCCAAGCATAGTAAGTTTTGTTATATATGACGCAGTTATCTAATAAATAGAGTTGTATTGAACTTGTTGTGTTAGGTAAACTGATTGAAATTGATAACGTTGGATACCAATATGAATGAGTTAAAAAAATATGCAGCAATAGGTGGAGCTGTTGCTCTTGTTGCTTGCTGGCCATTTGCGACAGGGAAGATTGGTGAAGCCATTTTTAAAGATGGAATCGCTTCTTATGATAATTCAGTGATTGCTATTGAAAATCTTTCTTATGATCGCGGTTATTTAAGTTCGACGGCTCAAAGTCGAATTCATGTTGTTGATCCGGGTTTAAGTGCTGAACTAGAACATGCTGGGTATCCGACTGACATTATTGTGAATCATGAAATATCTCATGGTTTGTTATCGATCTCCTCGGTATCAACATTTGAAACTGAAGCGAATAAGTCTGATTTCATTAAAGGACTTAAGTTAACTACTGAGAGTCAATTAACTGGTACAACAGAGTTACTTCTTTCAAGCCAAGACGCTAATTTTGTTAATGATGATTTACGTGCGCAGGGTGTTGAAAAATTATTTGTTGCCGCAAGTCAAGTATCTGCGACGGTACAAAAAGATGGTCAATTCACTTTAGCTTATGATCTGCCTAAGACTGAATTACGTCTAGATAATCAATCTGAGTTTGTTGTTGATAACGTAAAAGGTCAAAGTGTTGGTCATTATGTGGGTGATATCTTCATTGGTGAAGCAAACATCAATATGGATAAATTGGTTTTAAATGACGTAGAAGGTCAAAATCACAATGAAGTGAAAGGCTTTAACTACACGAGCATTAACCAAATCAAAGAAGTAAAAGATAAGCCAGAAGACAATGCACTAAGCTCTAGCAATAAGCTAACGATAAATGAAATCGTTACAGACAGTGGTACTTTGGAAAATGGTGTTTTTGACTTAAGTTTTGAAGAGCTGAACTATGATGCATTAATTAAGCTAGTCCCTCTATTACAAGATCAAGAAATCACGCCAGAAAAAGTACAACAACTGATGCTGTCTTTTGATTTACTTGCTGCTAAGGGTTTTAAAGTAAACTTAAATGAATTTAGTGCTGATGTACTAGGCAGTAAAGTGAATAGCCAAATTCTACTTACTTTACCGGCAGGGACTGCGCGAGCTTCTCAAAATGCGGATAAATTAGTTCAAACATTACAAGGCAGTTCTGAGCTAGTTATTGCGAAAAAATTGGTAGATGAGACACCAGAACTTCGTATGCAAATGGATGAATTACTTGTTAATGAATTTGCAACGGAAGAGGGCGATAATTATCGTTTATCTGCGAAGATTGCTAATGGTCAAATTGAGTTACCAAATGGTCAAAAAATGCCTCTATTTATGCTATTAGGCTTTTTAACTTATCTTCGTTAATTCATTTATATTTATACAAATAGCTCACTTTGGTGGGCTATTTTTTTAATTGATATTTTTAACTTGAATCTGTCATCGTTATGGATTTAGTGAAATAGATCACTTTCTGATTCCTTTATGAGATGAAAGGTGTTATTAATTTCGTAATCATTTTTTGTCAGTTAGTGTTGTAAACATCAACAGGAGTTTTAAGAAACATGGAAAAAGTATTTAACTTTTGTGCTGGACCAGCAATGTTACCAGTAGACGTTCTCGCCCAAGCTCAAAAGGAATTGGTAAATTGGAATGGCTTAGGCACATCTGTGATGGAAATAAGTCACCGCAGTAAAGAGTTTATTAAAGTCGCTGAAGAATCAGAGCAAGACTTACGTGATCTATTAGCGATTCCAGACAACTATAAAGTGTTATTTTGCCAAGGTGGTGCCAGAGCTCAGTTTGCTGCGGTACCTTTGAATTTATTGGGTGGTAATACTAAAGCTGATTATGTTGACGCTGGTTATTGGGCTCAAAGTGCGGTTGAAGAAGCGCAAAAATATTGCACACCAAATGTGATTAATACCATTATTGATGTTGATGGTAAGAAAGCGGTTCAATCGGCTTCTGAATGGACATTAAGCGATGATGCGGCGTATGTGCATTTTTGTCCAAATGAAACCATTGATGGTATTGAGATTAATGATCTGCCAGTAACCGATAAGCCAATTGTTGCTGATATGTCATCGACCATTTTATCGCGTAAGATTGATGTGTCGAAATACGGTGTTATTTATGCTGGGGCACAGAAGAATATTGGTCCTGCGGGCTTAACGATTGTTATTGTTCGTGATGATCTATTGGATTTAGCCGCTCAAGCTTTGCCGAGTGTATTAAACTACGGTGTATTAGCGGATAAAGAATCTATGTTTAATACGCCTCCAACTTACGCTTGGTACCTTGCGGGATTAGTTTTCAAATGGTTGAAATCTAATGGTGGTATTGATGCAATGGAAACACATAACCGTAAGAAAGCAGCGGTTCTGTACGATTACATTGATCACTCGGATTTTTACCGTAACGATGTGCATTCTGATAATCGCTCATTAATGAACGTACCATTTCAACTGGCAAACCCAGAGTTGGATACGAAGTTTCTTGAATTAGCTGATGAAGCGGGTTTAAAAGCATTGAAAGGACATAGAGTTGTCGG
The Aliivibrio fischeri ATCC 7744 = JCM 18803 = DSM 507 DNA segment above includes these coding regions:
- the fabV gene encoding enoyl-ACP reductase FabV, which produces MIIKPRIRGFICTTTHPVGCEQNVKEQIALTKAQGPIANAPKRVLVVGSSSGYGLSSRITAAFGGGASTIGVFFEKAGTEKKPGTAGWYNSAAFDKLAKEEGLYSKSLNGDAFSNEAKQKTIDLIKEDLGQIDMVVYSLASPVRKMPETGEVIRSSLKPIGETYTATAVDTNKDAIIEASVEPATEQEIKDTVTVMGGEDWELWINALSEAGVLADGCKTVAYSYIGTELTWPIYWDGALGQAKMDLDRAATALNEKLSATGGTANVAVLKSVVTQASSAIPVMPLYIAMVFKKMREEGVHEGCQEQILRMFSQRLYKADGSAAEVDEKNRLRLDDWELREDIQQHCRDLWPQVTTENLKDLTDYVEYKEEFLKLFGFGVDGVDYDADVNPEVNFDVADI
- a CDS encoding aspartate:alanine antiporter — its product is MNIDVATLLSQNDILLLFVVLALGLFIAKLRIGSFQLGSSIGVLITALFMGSLGYTFTADSLNIGFMLFIFCVGIEAGPNFFGIFLRDGKHYLLLVLVVLVSAVSLSFLTGHYFGLDYGLSTGMMAGALTATPVLVGAKDALNSGLAALPEGVDFSKVIDNLSVGYAFSYLIGLTSLILLARLLPKLQKQNLQDSAMQIAQERGIGSAGQRKVYLPIIRAYRVGQELIDWTDGKNLRELGIHRQTGCHIERIRRNGILANPDGDYILQQGDEIALVGYPDSHARLDSSFRNGKEVFDRNLLDLRIAEEEIVVKSDNIAGKRLSELNLSEYGCFLNRVVRAQIEMPIEHDIVLAKGDILQVSGEKSKVHYLADKIGFISIHSQVSDLLAFCSFFILGIMFGMITMSFGQVTFGLGNAVGLLISGITLGFLRANHPTFGYVPQGALNMTKNLGLLVFMVGIGLSAGGNINEYFSEDGLKVLAAAFIVSVIPVILAYLVGAYILNMNRALLIGAIIGARTCGPAMDVVNEHARSTIPALGYAGTYAIANILMTVAGTIMILLA
- a CDS encoding GrxA family glutaredoxin; this encodes MFVVIFGRPGCPFCVRAKEHAETLTEKRDDFKFRYVDIHAEGISKADLEKTVGKPVETVPQIFIDEKHIGGCTEFEAYAKENLGLFD
- a CDS encoding MurR/RpiR family transcriptional regulator, with the translated sequence MNTIEKIQNNLDNFSKSERKVAEVIMASPQTAIHSSIATLAKMADVSEPTVNRFCRRLDTKGFPDFKLHLAQSLANGTPYVNRNVEENDGPDAYTHKIFESTMACLDVAKNSLDPMQVNRAVDLLTQAKKISFFGLGASASVAHDAMNKFFRFNIPIACFDDIVMQRMSCINSTENDVVVLISHTGRTKSLVEIAELAKSNGATVIAITAKDSPLEKMASLAICLDVPEDTDVYMPMASRVVQMTVIDVLATGFTLRRGVGFRDNLKRVKEALKDSRYGKDERYQ
- the panP gene encoding pyridoxal-dependent aspartate 1-decarboxylase PanP, encoding MVTDNKTADASFESLLRIFTVPEAPDSTLGIIEKELSQNLNQFLREHIVAEEKPLTEIEKDFTDSSMPESPTYVSEHTEHLLDTLVSQSVHTSAPSFIGHMTSALPYFLMPLSKIMIALNQNLVKIETSKAFTPLERQVLGMLHRLIFGQKDNFYQHWMHSADHSLGAFCSGGTIANITALWVARNRLLKPEGDFEGIAKQGLFAALTHYKCNGLAIFVSERGHYSLKKAADVLGIGQDGVIAVKTDNNNRVCLDDLELKIAQAKAKNIKPLAIVGVAGTTETGSIDPLRELANVAQREGCHFHVDAAWGGATLMSNTYRHLLDGIDLADSVTIDAHKQLYVPMGAGMVIFKDPELMSSIQHHAEYILRKGSKDLGRHTLEGSRSGMAMLLYSCFNVISRPGYELLINQSIEKAHYFADLIQQQDDFELITEPELCLLTYRYVPSHVKAALTVATDEQKIEIYEHLDNLTKYIQKTQRETGKSFVSRTRLTPEVYQHQPTIVFRVVLANPLTTKEILQNVLIEQREIASSSEISLPLLNQIVDKILR
- a CDS encoding lysine exporter LysO family protein → MFSGMLFVFLPLLLGYLIPLHTKKPLQHINAATSHLVTVILALMGLSLAALDNLAQNLNQILTITVTFFVAISVCNLAILPIMDKLFPLNSEGNKNSLPLFKMILESAKLLLAVAGGLVFGLLSGIDLSWVEQASEIILLLLLFLIGIQLRNSGLTLRQILLNKHGIIIAAVIMSTSFVGGIIGALILDIPLPHGLAMASGFGWYSLAGILMGDALGPVYGGAAFLNELFRELVALLLIPTLIHRYPVTSIGYAGATAMDFTLPVIQNCGGIRCVPIAIVSGFILSLSVPFLMLFFVSL
- a CDS encoding HDOD domain-containing protein, which gives rise to MNHLSFFWLEHDKEKALNALRTEFSQQVTSNITSGKIQLPPIPDVVLKIQKLCTLEGTMIKDVSDTLLEDPSLTAIVIRMANSVVFNRRNITCTDVLTAVSRLGIFRVRDIVTAQAIEQLKYSSDLNSECNSLLRKSAAKSREFAAVMTMVCEEILKESTDGSHDYLEPEKALLSGLLADIGLFCLVNKYYNYLEEGNYLDLDVALYIFEKECNPISYHVLNHWQFDSDFLSIATNKQISESNLPVSYLNIARIANHLLMFRNDDEDIDDHEVEITLEGAEALYTLSNLTNTQFNDRIRETLRSSGL
- the tfoX gene encoding DNA transformation protein TfoX, which encodes MTGTGDVNLKIKEIEMSHLEERFFNFVKKLGRFNKRSMFGGVGLFTEDAMFSLVTDGRLYVRGGGEVDARFEELGCERFKHVKKTTIATVNYFDVTELFEKKPASLLSIVQEAMENSRLEREFKKSKENRRLRDLPNMQLTLERMVKKAGVPDVDSFLEIGAVDVFKKVNHTYGGDVDVKLLWKFAGAESGVHWTLLQEPAKQALLQQV